The Verrucomicrobiota bacterium nucleotide sequence CCATCAAAGCCCTGCCGGCCCAAATCCGGCAGGAAGCCAACGCCATTCCCATCCTGTTTGAAACCGTCCCCAGCCCGGACCTGGTGGCGGACGGCCTGGAGCCGGATGTCCTCGGGCTGTTTGTCGGCGGCGATCATAACACCGAGCTGGATGACCCGCTGCCGCCGCAAATCATCCTCTACCTGGAAAACCTCTGGCTGATGATCTCCGACGAAGGCGGCGGGGAGGCGGAATATAGGTTTGAAGTCCGCACCACCCTGCTCCACGAACTGGGCCATTACCTCGGCCTGGATGAAGAGGACCTGACCGATCGCGGTTTGGAATAGGGTGTCGAAACTGCGGGTCAATCGCACCAAAGACCATCCGTTTCCTTGCTTTTCGAAGCCTCTTCCCAATGAAAACAGGCGTTGCACTTTAGCCGCTTTCAGTCATCCTTGGTCCGATGGAACACCGACCGGATTCACCGTTGGACGCCCTGTGGCAGGAATACGCACAGGTCTTTCGCGATTGGGACGATCTCACGCTGGCGCGCTGGATGGCGCAAACGCTGGGCCAATTGAAAGGCCGTGTTTGGCGCATGTCCCATCCGTTGGTGGGCACCTATCGCCTGGCGGCCCAAGCGGCCCAGAGCCGCCAGATCTGGCACAAACGGTTGGTCACGCTCCCCTCCCCCTACATCCTCTCCCCCTGTTGTCGCGCGCCCTTTCTGCCGTTAATCACCCGGGACGTCAAGGAATCCGGATTGATCTGCCAGCATTGTAACGAGCCGTTGCTGGCGTTTGAAGATTTGCCCACTGAATTGCAGCCCGCCACCAGCGCGTGGGCCGAGCAGTACGTTCCGTTTCACGCGGTCGCACACTGGGATGACCGCCAGCGCCGACTCGTCCAGAATTACGATGACGCCTGCGAAGAAGCCGCGTTGGGCGTCGAGAAACTGTTCATCCAAGCCCACCAGCACCTCTACCCGCTATTCCTGGATCATTATCCCACATTGATCTGGGAGGATCAGGATGAATGTCTGGACGTTCAGCCCGAGGATATCACGTTTTCGCCATGAAGACCCTCGCCAAGTGGTTGCTGGGCGGTTTCCTGGTTCTGATCGCGCTCCTGGTGATCGGCCTGCTGAGCATGGACACCATTGCCCGCTGGGTGGCCGAAGCGCAACTCAAGCACCAGACCGGGCTGGACATTAAAATCGGCAAACTGGAAGTCGGCATCTTCCATCCGCGCTTTCGCATCGAACACCTCGTCGCCTACAACCGCCCCGAATTCGGCGGCTCGCCCATGGTGGTGATGCCGGAATTGCTGATCGAATATGATCGCGACGCCATGTTGTCGCACACGCTGCATTTAAACCGGCTGCGCTTGAACCTCGCGGAGTTTCATCTCGTGGAAAACGCCACCGGGCTGGTCAACGTCGCCGCACTGTACGACGCCATGACAACCAAAGCGCCTTCACTCAAGGAGGAGAATCCGAAGTTTTCCGATTTCAACCGGCTTAAGATGCAATTCGGCGGCATTGATTCCCTGGAAATCACCGTCGGTAAATTCAAGAATACCCGGCTGCTGAGCCAGCCGGAGGTAAGCGAATACGAGATTGGCTTGAGCAATCGCGTGTTCACCAACCTGCAAACCGAACTCTCCCTGCTGTCCGCCATGGGCCAACTCGCGCTCGAAGGCATGCAAGCCGGGAACGTCCCGCTGTTGAAGGAAACGTCCGCGCCCCCCACCCTGCTTACCAACCGGCCACCGAGCCGTCGCAAAAAGTAACCAGCCACGTTTCGCCAACCGATGGCATCCAATCGGAGCTTGACGCGGTTTCAGGCCACGATACGTTATTGCGCATGATCCCGGTTGAAAACCAATCGGTAACCATTGACACAATTATGACATTGAATCATCAACAACTGACCCGTAGAGACGCATTAACCGCGCTGGGACTCCTGGCACTCTCATGCCACTCGGTACTCGGCGCCGCCCCCACCAAGGGCAAACGCGGCATCGCCTTGCAACTGTACACCATGCGCGATCCCGCGAAAAAAGACCTTTCCGACACGCTCAAGAAAGTACGCGAGATGGGTTGGGAGTATGTGCAGTGGAGCGGCATGCCCAATCTTCCAGCAGAGAAAATCCGCGAGGAACTGGACAAAGCGGGGCTGAAGGCCATCGCGGCCCATGTCGCCATCGAGCCCTTTGAAAAGGAATTTGAGAAGAACGTGCAGATTTGGAAAACCGTCGGCGTGACCGATCTGGCGCCCGGCGGCATGATGAATGATTGCAAGGCCAACTTGGAAGTCTGGCTGAAAGGCGCCAAACGCCTCGACGATCTGGGCGCGAAATTGCGCGCAGCGGGCATCCGTCTCTCCTACCATAATCACAGTTGGGAATTCGAGAAGTTCCCCGGCGACCCGCGCTACAAACTCGATATCCTGCTGGAATCCACCAAACCGGAGAATCTTGCCACCGAACTTGACATGGCTTGGGCCGCCAATGCCGGCGTTGATCCCGCCGCCTATATCCGCAAATTCAAAAACCGGGTCCATGTGGTCCACGCCAAAGACGTCATCCCGGCGAAAGACGGCAAGAAAGCGCAATTGAAGCCGCTGGGTCAGGGAACGCTTAATTGGCCGGAAATCTTTGCCGCTGGCGACGAAGCGGGCATTGATTGGTACATCTATGAACAGGATAACGGAGAAGGTTCACCCTTCGATTACGCGCGCGTCAGCTACGAATTCCTCAAAAAGAGTTTAAAATAAAGCCGTGTCGGTCATGAACCGGAGCCGCAATACTCCGGTTCATTCCATTACTTCACCTCCGCTGTCGGCACCGCCAGATCAGCCGCCAGTGCGCGCGCCACGTCCGCACCAAAGGCGCGGGCGCTTTCCGCGTTGACCTCCACGCCTTGCGCATCGGCATAGGCCAGTTCAAAGGTGGTAACGACGCGCGCGGTGGTGAAAGTATCCCGCACCCAGGCGGAAGAGGATCGTCCCTGAGAGAAGTTGCCGGCGGTGGAATGGCGGCCCAGGAGCCATTGCCTGACGAGACAATCATATCGTCTCATTTAGGGCGTTGTTATAGTGGAACGCCTTTTCTGTCGCGTTGCGGTAAAAGTCGCGTCGGTGGACGCGTCAGCGGAATGCCTATGTTCCATACCCACCGGAAGGCGTCATTTGGGAGCGAGTTCGCCGAACCAATAGGCGGCTGTGACGCCGCCGTCCATGAGGAAGTCGCTGCCGGTGATGAATGCGCCCTCTGGCCCCATCAGGAGAGCACCCACGGTCCCCACCTCATCCGGGGTGCCGGCGCGCCCGACTGCTGACAGTTCGATCATGTGCCGATATCCCTCGCCGCGTGGGCCAGCCAACTCTTCCCTGGCAAGGGGGGTGATGATGATGCCAGGGCTGATCGTGTTGATTCGGGCTCCGCGCTTGCCCCAGCGCACTGCCTCGGCCATTACGCGAAGAGAGTTGCCGCGCTTGGAAAGCTGGTAAGCGCGCAGCGAGTCCGTCACCTGGTCCGGCTGGAGCATCGGAAGGGCGAGCAACTCATCGGCGGGCGTCGTCGCCAGCGCCTTGTTTTGCTCGGGCGTCAGCGCCGGGAGGCGGTGTCCCGACTGCGAGGCAATCACGACGCCCGCACCGCCGGGGGCGATGACATTGCCGAACTCCTCGAGCACGAGCGCGGTGCCATAGAGATCGACCTTAAGAATCGTGGCCGGGGATGCCTGAGAGGGTGACACACCGGCGGCGTGGATCACGCCGGTGACGGCCCCGAGCGCCGTAGCGGTCTCGACGAGCGAGTGAACCGACTGGCGCGAGGAGACATCCACGATCGCTGTGCTCACCGCGAATCCGGCGTCGCCAAGGACTTTTGCGGCGGCATCGGCATTTTCCCGCCGGAGATCTGCCAGCAGGACGTGCTTGCCTGCGCTGACACGGCGCGCAATCGCCTGACCGATTGAGCCGGCACCGATGACGATGATAACGTTGGTCATGGTAGGATTCTTTCTCCAACAGCGAAGTATCGCCCTAACAGATCAGGGCGACTGGCTCTTGGTATGGTCAAAGTGATCGCAAAGGTACCAGGGTCATTTTTCATGGACTTTTGGTTTCCACACCCGATACAGGAATCGCCTGCATCCAGTCGCGCATTGGATTATTCGTATTCATGGTCACGGCGTTCAATATCCCGCCGTTGCGGCTTCCCGTCAAGTGTTGTCCGGCATTTGTCATGAACGTCATGAGTTCACCGCATGATCTGGGTCGTGGTTATCGTTTGCCCCCTTTTTCTCCACGCAAGTACGACTCGATCAGTTCAAAATCATCATCCGTTAGCATGATTTGTATCTTCCAGCCGGGCGTGTCCCAAACGCCAATTTCGCGTTTATATCCTGAAAGTGGATCCCTCATCCAACTCGTCAATGCAGAAGCTTGAATCAACTGCGCATAATCCATTTCGTCTGTGATCGGAATACACTGTTTGACGATGATTTCTTTCTTCTTGAGTTCACGGATAATGTCATCCCCCATTTTTCTTTGGTCTGTCCCTGGCTTAACCGGTGTAAGTTCCACTAAAAGACACTTTCGTCCCCAAATAGTATCTGAATATAAAAACAACCTCGGTATTTGTTCCATGTAATACCCGCGAACCCACACCATATAGCGTTTCACAGGCCATTTCTCAACGCCTTTGAAGATCAGGCTTTCGACATCAGTTCCAGGCTTGTACAACAATGGCGATCCGATTCCGTAATTAATGTTTTTCCCATTAATGATTCCACGTGTCACAACTGGAAACAGAAGCACTTGATCAAGATCAATGGGGATAATTCGACCAATGCGTTCTGCAATGCTTTGATTTGCCGATTCTTCAACGAAACAGTAGGGCAATCCAACGGTCACGCCATGACCATGACTACCAGTGACGCATCCACTCACTGCAAAGAGCACAACCGCAAGGAATATAATATTCGGCACTCTCATATAAGCTGCCTCTTTCCATTTTTTAACAGAGTCAAACCATAGGATGAGTCATTTTTCATTGACTTTCCGTTCCCACGCCCGACGCAGGAATCTCCTGCATCCAGTCGCGCATTGGATTTTTCGTATTCATGGTCACGGCGTTCAATATCCCGCCGTTGCGGCTTCCCGTCAAGTGTTGTCCGGCATTCGTCATGGCCGTCATGATTTCACCGCATGATCTGGGGCGTGGTTATCGTTGGATCCCTTTTCTGGCACCCGCTCCGGGGTGCGCTCCCCTTTCTACGGTTTACCGGTGGTCGCGCCCCGTGCCCCTCGCGACCGGACCGGCTACTTTATGCGAACCCTCCGGGTTCGGCCAAGGCAGGCTTCCGGGCATTTGATCATCCCGAACGGGATGACAGATAGCTAGCCGGAGCGTCATGAGGGGAACGGGGCATGACCTCCGGAAAGGCGGCCAATAAACCAATGCATCCTGAAGGGATGCCAGAAACCGTGCCCGATAAGGTCCCATGCCCCTGGGCGACATCGTTTTGCAATTGACCGGCGGGGGCGTTTTAGGGATGGTAGTGCCATGATAAATAATGAACCAACGGAAATAACGAGTTCAGAGTTCATTCAAGTTTAAGGAAAAAATGATGCCACCACCGATTCCCGCTCCGCCCATAACTCTAGATGATAAACAGAAGCGAGGTCGTACGCTACTAGCCATCATCTTCGCCGTGTTGTTGGCCATTGATATTGGTATAACGATCGTTTTGGGCATGCAGAAGGGGTTTGACCAGATATTTGGTTCTCTTGCCCGCATTTGTTTCTCCATTGGTCTTATGTACGCATTATGGACCGGTCAAAGATGGGCACGTTGGACAATGGTGATCTTGATGTTTGCTGGAGCGTTATTGTGCCTTCCAGCATTAATATCGCGACCTCATCCATTGTTTTTCCTGATGGTAGCCGTGTTATCAGGTTCCGCTTTTATGATTGGCTTTTCCAAACACATCACATCGTTTTTATTATTTCAAAGGAATAAAAAGTGAGAGCAAATCTACCTGACGCCGCCTCATAGATTCTTCAGAAAACCATTCCCTCACCCTCTCTGGCACCCGCTCCGGGGTGCATTCGTCTTTTTTCTGCGTTTCCGGTGGTCGCGCCCCGTGCCCCTCGCGACCGAACCGGCTACATTCTGTCAATCCTTCGGATTGAGGGAGGCATTCGGCGCCCGCGGCCGGAGGGTGATAGATTGGCCTTGCTGAGGTTCGCGTGGTTCTGTTAGAAGGCTTGCCGCGTGACGATCATCCATAAACTCAATAAGTCCTGGCTGCTGGCGCTGCTCATCCTGGCGTGGCTGCTGCCGGGATTGATCGGGCGCGATCCGTGGAAAGCCGATGAGCCGTACACCGTCGGGCTGGTCTGGCATATTGTGGAAACCGGGGATTGGGTGGTTCCCACGCTGGGGGGCGAGCCGTTCATGGAGAAACCGCCGGTCTATTTCATCACGGCAGCCTGCTTTACCAAGTGTTTCTCCTGGCTGCTGGCGCCGCATGAGGCGGCCCGGTTGGCGTCCGCATTCTTCCTGGGCATCACCTTATTGTGCGTGGGTCTGGCCAGCCGGCGATGGTATGGGGACGGCAAAGGACAGATTGCCGCGCTGCTCCTGATCGGCTGCGTCGGCTTGATTCATACCGCGCATTTTCTGATCACGGATAACGCGTTGCTCGCGGGGTTCGCCGTAGCCCTGTACGGGCTGTCGCTTTGCGGGAGCCGGCCCTGGCTGGGCGGAATGTGGCTGGGGACCGGCACCGGGCTGGCGTTCATGGCGAAGGGAATCCTGGGACCGGCCTTCCTGGGGCTGACGGCAGGGTTATTGCCCATCCTGTTCCGCGCGTGGCGCACGCGGGCCTATCTCGGCACGCTCATTGCCGCACTGCTGGCGTTGCTCCCCTGGCTGGTGGTGTGGCCGGCGATGCTTTACGCCCGCTCCCCGGCGCTGTTCAACGAATGGTTCTGGGTGCAGAACTGGGATCGCTTTGCCGGTTCCGGCGGGGGCGGGCCGAGCCAAAACCACTTTCTCTATTTCCATACGCTGCCCTGGTTTGCCTGGCCGGCGTTTCCGCTGGTGGTGTGGCTGATCTATCGGGAGCGGCGCGGCATCCTGGCCGATCCCACCACACAAGCGCCGCTGCTGTTGCTGGTGCTGATGTTTGTGATTTTCTCAGCGTCCACGACCGGGCGTTCCCTCTACGCCGTGCCGATGCTCGCGCCGTTTTGCCTGCTGGCGGCGCGCCTGCCGGAGACGTTGCCGGAACGGTTGGCGAAAGGCCTGACGATTTTCAGCCTGGGCTTTTTCGGGCTGGCGATAGCGGGGGCGTGGCTGGGATGGCTGGCACAGTTTACCGGCGTCCCCGCGATGGTCCTGCAGCTCATGCACAAATCGCAGCCGAACTTCACCCCGGAGTTCCACTGGCAACATCTGCTCGGGGCGCTGTTGCTCACCGGCTTCTGGCTGGTCTGCATCCTGCCACGCGAGGAAGCGCCGTGGCAAAAATGGCTGTTGTCCTGGGCCGGTGGGTTAGTGTGCTTTTATGGGTTGATCATGACGCTGTGGTTGCCCTACGCGGAAGTACACGCCTCGTATCGTCCGTTCCTGCAACTGCGCGACAAGATTCCGCCCGGCCAGTTGGTCTTGAGCCAGGGGTTGGGCGAACCGCAGCGCGGGCTGCTGCATTACTATATTAATTTGAAGACCCGCCGGATCGAGACCTTGAAAGGGCAACCGCTCCCGGAAGCGGCGTGGTTCCTGTGCCAGTTGGAGACCAAGCGCGATACCAAACCCAAACTGCCGCCCGGCGACTGGACCGTCGTTTGGCAATTGAACCATCGCGGCAAGGAACAGTTCCTATTGTTCCACCAGGCCCCTACTTCGCCGCCGCCTCGCGCGCCATGAGGATGCGTTTGCTGGGCACGTAGTTTGCGATGAAATGCCGCCGGAACTCCCCAAAGGTTCCCGCTGCCAGATGCGCCCGGATGTCGCGCATGAGTTGCAGATACATGTGACTGTTGTGCACGCTGACCAGCCGCAGCCCCAGAATCTCATTCACGTTGAGCAGATGCCGGATGTACGCGCGGGTAAAGCGCTGGCAGGCAAAGCAGGTGCAGCCTTCCTCGATGGGCCGAAAGTCGGCCTTGTACGCCCCGCCCTTGATGCTGTACGTGCCCTGATACGTGAACGCGGTGCCATTGCGCGCCACGCGCGTCGGCAACACGCAATCGAACATATCCACGCCGCGCGCCACCAACTCCACCATCTGCGCCGGGGTGCCCAAGCCCATCGCGTAACGGGCCTTGTTGGCGGGCAGGAACGGCTCGGCCATTTCCACCGCGCTCATCATTTCCGGCTCCGGTTCGCCGACGCTCACGCCGCCGATGGCATAGCCGTCGAAATCCATCGCCACGAGTTTCTTGGCGCATTCCTCGCGCAAGGCCGCGTTGCTGGCGCCCTGCACAATGCCGAACACTTGCTGGCCGGGCAATTGGGGTTGGTCGCGGCATTCCCGCGCCCAGCGCAGCGTCCGTTCCACGGCGGCATGGATTTCCTTGGCCGGCGCGTTATGGGGCGGGCATTCGTCGAAGACCATGGCAATGTCCGAGCCGAGCAGCCGCTGGATTTCCATTGCCTCCTTGGGCCCGAGGAACATTGCCGAGCCGTCGAGGTGCGAGCGGAACTCGACGCCGTGCGACTTGACCTTCCGGATCTTGGCGAGGCTGAACACCTGGAACCCGCCGCTATCGGTGAGAATGGGTTTGGTCCAATTGATGAACCGGTGCAACCCGCCGGCGGCGCGAATGATGTCCATGCCGGGGCGGACGTTCAGATGGTAGGTGTTGCCCAGGATGATCTGGGTGCCCATTTCATCCAACTCACGCGGGTCAATGGCCTTCACGCTGCCCTGGGTGCCCACGGGCATGAAGATCGGCGTGTCAATCACCCCGCGCGTCGTCGTCAATCGTCCCAGCCGCGCCTTGCAGGTGGTATCTGTTTTAATCAGTTCAAACATGACTCGCGCCATTGAGCCACGCCCCACGGCGATTGAACAGGCTTTTTCACCAATTAACCATGGATGGTCTTCAGCAGCCACGCCATGTTCTGGCCCAGGACGTGCATGGTGCGCACGCCTTCCTCGTCGTTCTCCACCTGCCCCTTGTCCAGGCCGAAGCCCATGTTCCAATAACAGGAGCCGGGCACAATCATCTCGCTGATCAGGAAAAAGCTGTTGAGGGCATTGAACACCTGCATCTCGCCACCACGCCGCACCGCCACCACGGCGGCCCCGACCTTGCGGCGAAAGTGTCCCCCGTTGGCTTTGGCGACCAGCCCCGCGCGATCAATGAACGCCTTCATCTCGGCGGTCACGTTGGCGAAATACGTGGGCGAAGCCAGGATGACGCCATCCGCGGCCAGCATCTTGGCAATGCTCTCATTCACGATGTCGTGCTTCATGCTGCACTGGGCATCGCGGGTCTCAAAGCAATGGTAACAGGCCCGGCATCCCCGGATGGGCACGGTGCCCAGGTTGATGAGTTCCGTCTCGATCCCCTCCTTGTGCAACTCCTGGAACACATGTTGCAACAGGTGGAAGGTGTTTCCATCCGGACGCGGACTGCCATTGAATGCGATAACTTTCATGGCGTTTGCTATACCGTAAGTGTGGTTGAAAATAAAGTGAATTGTTGGCCGTCTGATCGTGAACCGCGATCTTGGTGCGGCACGTCATCGCCTTCCGCGATCAAGCCCCGCAAAGCCCCACCAAGGGCCATTTCGTCGCCTGGGTGGGCACCTATGACGACATCCGGAACGTTAAACCCGGCCAGTACCGCATCAAACTCCTGCACAGCAATGCGGGCGGCGATTGCGGCTATCCCGGCATGGAACTCCTGCCCGACGGCACCATCGTGGCCACCACCTACATCAAATACCAACCCGGCACCGCCAAACACTCCGTCGTCAGCACCCGCTTCACCCTGCGCGAAACCGACGCGCTGGTGGCGGGCAAGCCGTAATTGCCGGTCGGCATCTAACTGCGCCCCCTGCGGGTTCGGCCAAGGCAAGCTTCCGGGCATTTGATCATCCCATGGGATGCCAGAGGGTGGCTGGGCAACATGCGCAAAAACTTTCTTACAAAAAACGCTTGTCAGGGCTAAGATGAATGGGTACCTTCCGTGAAAGATCACTGTCAATCGAGCATGAACCACATGTTTCCAGGTAGGATATTCGATTCAGTTTCCGGCCACACCATCGGCGGAACTACGGAAGCGCTTTCCAGCGTGAAGGGCACCCTTTTGTCATCCCCAACCCAAACCCCTTGGCACCGGCAAGCAACCCTTTCCGCTACGGACAAGACCTTGTCCGTGGCAAACAAGACCTTGTCCGTGGCAAACAAGACCTTGTCCGGCCTGGACAAAGGCTTGTCCAAGCCATCCAAAACCGGACGCCGAACGCATAAGGTCTTGTTTTTCAGTGAGTTAACCGGATTTACCCGATTTTTGACCCTTTCACCCTGCAAAAGCATCAAAACTAACCAAAAACCAATACTATGGCACCTACCCCCCTTACCTGGAACGGCACTTACCCGGACGGCACCCCGTTTCGGTGGGGTGACCCCGGCTTGGTCTGGGATGGCAATGTGCCGGAACCTCAACCGTATAAACGTATGAATCATCTGCGAGTATTACTCGGCTTCACCAATGCCCCCGACCATAACCTGGAGGAAACGGGCGGGCGCGTTCTGGCTCAACTCTTTGACATCCCCGCCTATGCCAACCCGCCCGTGACGAAAGTGGCATTGCAGGCGGCGGTGACGGACTTCACCAACGCCATCGCCGCCCAACCCGATGGCGGCAAGGCGGCCACGGCGGATAAAAACAACAAGCGCGCGATCCTGGTGACCCTGCTGCGCAAGCTGGCCGGTCACGTCCAGGAGCACTGCGGTGATGACTTGGCCCTCTTGCTCAGCAGCGGCTTTGAAGCCGTGAGCGGCCATGGCCCCTCCACTCCCTTGCCCAAGCCCATGGATGTGCGCGTGGAAAACAGCAACAGCGGCCAACTCAAAATCCGCGTCAAAGCCATCGCCAACGCCCGTTGCTACGAGGTGCGTTACGCCGTGATCGCCGCCGGTGGCACGCTCGGTCCCTGGCAGATGGGCGGGTTATTCACCAGCTCCCGCGACATACTCCTCGACGACCTGACGCCGGGCACCAACTACAGCATCCAGGTCCGCGCCATCGGCGGTTCCACCCGCAAAAGCGATTGGAGCGACGCGATCAGCCACATGAGTTTGTGAGTCTCCCCGGCTGATGAGCCAGAGCAAAACAACTCTTAATCCCCTCCTCGCCGCCGCGCTTCCACACAATCACGCGGCGGCGGGAGGAAATTGTTTTCCCTGCTGGAAAATGTGGCTACACTGTCTGCAAATAAAGACGGTTCAAGACCAATGCCTAATTATTCTTAAAACAACTATGAAACTCAAGAACCTTGTGTCTCGGCTGCGCGCCACGGTGAACAGCGCAAGAAACGTCTCCCTCCTGTTGGTGCTGCTTTGGTTCAGTTCAACGGCAACATCGGTTGGACAAACGTTTCCTACCCAATATGGCAATTATAACCCTTCAGACCAGTCTCCCCCTTCCCCAGCAACCAACACGCTTACCTTTTTGCCCATCACAGGCGTGTTGGTGATTGATTATATGTTTTATGCCATTCCAGATACACTGGATGTCTTTTACGATAACAAGGCTATTTTTAGCTCGGGACTCATAAGCGGAACCGGTCAATTCGTTGTCCCGTATGGTCCCGGAGAGTCCACGAGCCTCACCATCGTAATGAATCTGGCTGACGGGAATTATCCCGGCACTGCTTGGCAATACACCCCGACCGTAATGGTGCCTGAACCAGGCTCGATGACGCTCGCTGTGATTGGCATAGCCGCCTTAGCCGTCTGGCGTCGCCGCGATCTGTTTGCAAGGCGATGAACTCCGGCATCAGCGATTGGAGCGACCCGATCAGTCACATGAGCTTGTGAGCAGAGGCAAGACGCGAACGGCCGCCTCAACGGCGGCCGTTTCGCATTGACCCGAGCGGCCTTTGGGGGGATGGTCGGCAGCATGATAACCAACTGGCCAACGGAAACTAGGAACGAGAAGGGCGGGCAAGAAGACTGTCCGGCTAAAGCATATGCGTGCTGACATACCAGGCAAAGGGCCAGTAGAGTTCGAAGGTCGGCTACTGCCAGAAGAGGCAAAGCACTTCGAGGCAGTTCCCTTCTATAAGGAACTTCCTTCGGACATTCAGCAATGGATACTCGACTTGCGATATGCATGGGCGCGCGAAAGATCTGCCCCTAGCGGTTTAGTCCTGCGTGCCTGCAATGAGTTGGAGAGTCGGTTGCACAAGGAAACCGAGCGGGTCAAAACTCATTTGATGAAGGTTTTTCCGGACGAGAACCCAGCCGAGTTGTGCCAGGAATGGCTTTTAGCAATCATGACCATTCGCACGTGTGCCGAGCAGCGGGAACTTTGCACCTGGACCATGCGTCCACAGCCTGGAGAGGTGGCTCACTTTCTCGGTTTCGCCATGCGTATCTTCAAGACCATGATCGCGACCAAGAACGCAAAGCGAACTACGGGTGAACACATTCCGACACCACCGATTTTGAAGGTCATCGAGTCCAGGCCGGAAGAGGAACAAATCGCATTCATCAATTCCGTCGTTGACGCCCTCAGTGACCCAGAAGCCGAACCTGACGCTTCACCGAATGCGGCTCCGCCGCATCGGTGAACTGATCGTTCCCTGTTCCCCGCCACCCCATCACAAATGCCCATTTAGTTTCCTCTACTCATTGATTGAGCGGGTCACAGGGCGGGGAGTTTCGCTCATCGCGCCAGACACACGCGGCGCAATGCCTCGCTGATCTATCCGCTCGGGATCAAACCCCCTGGCAACCGAC carries:
- a CDS encoding metallopeptidase family protein; this encodes MNQPLPEWEWLRAIAETEVAQTIKALPAQIRQEANAIPILFETVPSPDLVADGLEPDVLGLFVGGDHNTELDDPLPPQIILYLENLWLMISDEGGGEAEYRFEVRTTLLHELGHYLGLDEEDLTDRGLE
- a CDS encoding sugar phosphate isomerase/epimerase is translated as MTLNHQQLTRRDALTALGLLALSCHSVLGAAPTKGKRGIALQLYTMRDPAKKDLSDTLKKVREMGWEYVQWSGMPNLPAEKIREELDKAGLKAIAAHVAIEPFEKEFEKNVQIWKTVGVTDLAPGGMMNDCKANLEVWLKGAKRLDDLGAKLRAAGIRLSYHNHSWEFEKFPGDPRYKLDILLESTKPENLATELDMAWAANAGVDPAAYIRKFKNRVHVVHAKDVIPAKDGKKAQLKPLGQGTLNWPEIFAAGDEAGIDWYIYEQDNGEGSPFDYARVSYEFLKKSLK
- a CDS encoding SDR family oxidoreductase; protein product: MTNVIIVIGAGSIGQAIARRVSAGKHVLLADLRRENADAAAKVLGDAGFAVSTAIVDVSSRQSVHSLVETATALGAVTGVIHAAGVSPSQASPATILKVDLYGTALVLEEFGNVIAPGGAGVVIASQSGHRLPALTPEQNKALATTPADELLALPMLQPDQVTDSLRAYQLSKRGNSLRVMAEAVRWGKRGARINTISPGIIITPLAREELAGPRGEGYRHMIELSAVGRAGTPDEVGTVGALLMGPEGAFITGSDFLMDGGVTAAYWFGELAPK
- a CDS encoding glycosyltransferase family 39 protein, giving the protein MTIIHKLNKSWLLALLILAWLLPGLIGRDPWKADEPYTVGLVWHIVETGDWVVPTLGGEPFMEKPPVYFITAACFTKCFSWLLAPHEAARLASAFFLGITLLCVGLASRRWYGDGKGQIAALLLIGCVGLIHTAHFLITDNALLAGFAVALYGLSLCGSRPWLGGMWLGTGTGLAFMAKGILGPAFLGLTAGLLPILFRAWRTRAYLGTLIAALLALLPWLVVWPAMLYARSPALFNEWFWVQNWDRFAGSGGGGPSQNHFLYFHTLPWFAWPAFPLVVWLIYRERRGILADPTTQAPLLLLVLMFVIFSASTTGRSLYAVPMLAPFCLLAARLPETLPERLAKGLTIFSLGFFGLAIAGAWLGWLAQFTGVPAMVLQLMHKSQPNFTPEFHWQHLLGALLLTGFWLVCILPREEAPWQKWLLSWAGGLVCFYGLIMTLWLPYAEVHASYRPFLQLRDKIPPGQLVLSQGLGEPQRGLLHYYINLKTRRIETLKGQPLPEAAWFLCQLETKRDTKPKLPPGDWTVVWQLNHRGKEQFLLFHQAPTSPPPRAP
- the tgt gene encoding tRNA guanosine(34) transglycosylase Tgt, producing MFELIKTDTTCKARLGRLTTTRGVIDTPIFMPVGTQGSVKAIDPRELDEMGTQIILGNTYHLNVRPGMDIIRAAGGLHRFINWTKPILTDSGGFQVFSLAKIRKVKSHGVEFRSHLDGSAMFLGPKEAMEIQRLLGSDIAMVFDECPPHNAPAKEIHAAVERTLRWARECRDQPQLPGQQVFGIVQGASNAALREECAKKLVAMDFDGYAIGGVSVGEPEPEMMSAVEMAEPFLPANKARYAMGLGTPAQMVELVARGVDMFDCVLPTRVARNGTAFTYQGTYSIKGGAYKADFRPIEEGCTCFACQRFTRAYIRHLLNVNEILGLRLVSVHNSHMYLQLMRDIRAHLAAGTFGEFRRHFIANYVPSKRILMAREAAAK
- a CDS encoding flavodoxin family protein, translated to MKVIAFNGSPRPDGNTFHLLQHVFQELHKEGIETELINLGTVPIRGCRACYHCFETRDAQCSMKHDIVNESIAKMLAADGVILASPTYFANVTAEMKAFIDRAGLVAKANGGHFRRKVGAAVVAVRRGGEMQVFNALNSFFLISEMIVPGSCYWNMGFGLDKGQVENDEEGVRTMHVLGQNMAWLLKTIHG
- a CDS encoding fibronectin type III domain-containing protein, which codes for MAPTPLTWNGTYPDGTPFRWGDPGLVWDGNVPEPQPYKRMNHLRVLLGFTNAPDHNLEETGGRVLAQLFDIPAYANPPVTKVALQAAVTDFTNAIAAQPDGGKAATADKNNKRAILVTLLRKLAGHVQEHCGDDLALLLSSGFEAVSGHGPSTPLPKPMDVRVENSNSGQLKIRVKAIANARCYEVRYAVIAAGGTLGPWQMGGLFTSSRDILLDDLTPGTNYSIQVRAIGGSTRKSDWSDAISHMSL
- a CDS encoding PEP-CTERM sorting domain-containing protein, whose amino-acid sequence is MKLKNLVSRLRATVNSARNVSLLLVLLWFSSTATSVGQTFPTQYGNYNPSDQSPPSPATNTLTFLPITGVLVIDYMFYAIPDTLDVFYDNKAIFSSGLISGTGQFVVPYGPGESTSLTIVMNLADGNYPGTAWQYTPTVMVPEPGSMTLAVIGIAALAVWRRRDLFARR